From the genome of Pseudomonas migulae:
TCCGAAGGCAGCCAGATCACCGCCCGCGGCGCGCCGGGCACTTACCTCAAGGCGGCCCGCTCGGGGCGCAATCTGAATGTGCAGATCAAGGCACTGAATGCACCGCAGTTGTTGGTTGATGCACGTGGCGGCGTAGGGGCACCGGGTTTTGTCGGTCTCGACGGCGCCAACGGTCAGGCACCGGGCTGCACCTGGGGCCAGGCCGGCCGTGGTGCCGATGGCAGCAATGGCAGCGATGGACAACCGGGTGCTCCAGGTGCACTGGTCAGGCTGGAAGTGCCGCGCGATTACCCGGCGGAGCAGATCAAGGTTCAAGTGGCTGGCGGCGCGGGTGGTCTGGCCGGTCCTGGCGGCAAGCCAGGGGCGGGCGGCAAGGCCAAGGGTTGCCTGGTGTACAAGGCCGATGGCGGCAAGAGCGGCAAACCAGGCGCCGACGGGCAGCCGGGGCCTGCGGGTGCGGCGGGTTCTGTGACTGTGCAAAGGTTGTAAAAATCACCGAAGACCCTGTGGCGAGGGGACTTTTGTGGCGAGGGGATAAATCCCCTCGCCACAGAGTCCCCTCAGCACAAAGTCCCCCTCAGCACAAAGTTGGCGGGGCTTTAGAACATCGGCCGCGCCGCGGCAATCGCCACCAACACCAACCCTACAATCAGATTAATCCCCACCAACTTGCGAATCCGCCCCAGCACCGCAGCCCCTGTCGGCCAGTCCTGCGCCGCCACCGCCGTGCGCAATTCCGGCAGCAGCAACGCCTGAATCCGGATAAACAGCGCCGTCATCACCACGTACAACCCCATCATCACCTGCACATAACGCGGCGCGGATTCAAAACCGGTGTATTGCAGATGGATCATGCCCACGCCGCTGATCGGCAACAGCACCACCGCCACCCAGACCCAGCGGAAAAAACCTTGAAACACTTC
Proteins encoded in this window:
- a CDS encoding collagen-like protein — its product is MRKLCLLAAFISPLACAQVVSVETNSLMRLPNTASTLQLERLEVADYGTLLIPSNVTEVTVGELHLGREARIAIVPSENALELKVNRAELSEGSQITARGAPGTYLKAARSGRNLNVQIKALNAPQLLVDARGGVGAPGFVGLDGANGQAPGCTWGQAGRGADGSNGSDGQPGAPGALVRLEVPRDYPAEQIKVQVAGGAGGLAGPGGKPGAGGKAKGCLVYKADGGKSGKPGADGQPGPAGAAGSVTVQRL
- a CDS encoding CopD family protein is translated as MTPFGIVYTLHVLSALVWVGGMFFAWMVLRPAAMKALEGPARLKLWVEVFQGFFRWVWVAVVLLPISGVGMIHLQYTGFESAPRYVQVMMGLYVVMTALFIRIQALLLPELRTAVAAQDWPTGAAVLGRIRKLVGINLIVGLVLVAIAAARPMF